In the genome of Leptospira inadai serovar Lyme str. 10, one region contains:
- a CDS encoding response regulator produces the protein MDIPFSFASNEISDISQRVLIAATEVSVISTDLNGVILSFNPGSEIMLGYSAEEVVGKFTPEIFHDEAEIEERGSELYKKYNRKISGFEVLVEDARNGNFEARDWTYVRKDGVRLTVRLIVTPMRESNGELIGFMGIARDVSEQKKQEEQLLFQKRLGEIITRSLSEYILEFDSGSTFSKLLHAILDLTKSEYGFIAEVILDSEGSSYIKTRAIAQISSEEDIQKFVSANSAKGLEFRKLNSIFGSVALSQNPIIINDSKQAEAVPEGHPKLGTFLGVPFEIKGRMLGILVIANCHSGYDERLCEDLQPLLKTIAHIIEAIRNEERRRETEQALKKSEERSQKLVNALPDLLFIMDKDSRIISYHAPKLEDLYVSPNEFLGKKMSELLPRELAQNITQKLSQVLAFGVGESLKYSLWFPEGQKFFEARIFPYDSETAIFMIRNITEQKEAEEELRRSELFLARTQSLGKIGGWNYNFKTQKRSWTKEIYNILEINKDTDPNLIQVIDLYVKADRIKIISAFEEIKEGKSFDLELQIITSSGTVKWVRGVGSPIWDSELREVVGLNGSLQDVTDKVLARKELESAKEAAESALRAKSDFLANMSHEIRTPMNGILGLTDLLLANDPNGVNRHYLETLRYSANSLLDVLNDILDFSKIESGKLSVDYSEFSPGELFGPSLRIFADKLTEKKVKLIYSEKNMPLRVESDPVKLRQILINLLSNAAKFTHSGKIEVRLEMEPSPIGKEDPCILKLTVSDTGIGISSEKLDKIFESFTQADGSTSRKYGGTGLGLSICKSLASLLEGEIHVESREGTGSSFQLRIPARAVRKEETDSLKAIPATRILIFGEDLESLEILRELLKVNGAETFLITDESDLFDFLKSTSSSFDVIILENHLPLLKGISIANDIRNRSEYSHLPIYLLTFSSELGLIDEAGKDLEIAGYLVKPVVPSEIRAFLSKKENVVLGFLSEQKGFSNNEDSLVLRKNSRILIAEDNEVNRLVLQRNLQKLGAEVISAENGKVALDFFFKERIDLILLDIQMPVMDGFELATRIRTWESENPSTRIPLIAVSAGTVSGEREKCLSLGIDRFVAKPYRIEEISEAVLSLLHD, from the coding sequence GCGAGTCTTAATCGCTGCAACCGAGGTGTCGGTAATATCGACCGATCTAAACGGAGTAATTCTTTCCTTTAATCCGGGTTCCGAGATCATGCTGGGCTATTCCGCCGAGGAAGTAGTCGGGAAATTTACCCCTGAAATTTTCCATGACGAAGCCGAAATCGAGGAAAGAGGTAGCGAACTATATAAAAAATATAACCGGAAAATTTCCGGTTTTGAAGTCTTGGTGGAAGATGCTCGAAATGGAAACTTCGAGGCAAGGGATTGGACGTACGTTCGCAAGGATGGAGTCCGTCTTACCGTTCGACTCATCGTCACTCCGATGCGGGAATCTAACGGCGAACTAATAGGGTTTATGGGGATCGCTAGGGACGTTAGCGAACAAAAGAAACAGGAAGAACAACTCCTTTTTCAAAAACGCTTAGGCGAGATAATAACCCGATCGTTGTCCGAATATATTTTAGAATTCGACTCCGGATCGACTTTTTCGAAGTTGCTGCATGCGATTTTAGATCTTACGAAAAGCGAATACGGTTTTATTGCGGAAGTGATTTTGGATTCGGAAGGGTCCTCTTATATCAAAACGAGAGCAATTGCGCAAATTTCCTCGGAAGAAGATATACAAAAATTCGTGAGTGCGAATTCCGCCAAAGGGCTGGAATTTAGAAAGTTAAACAGCATATTCGGTTCCGTCGCTCTTTCTCAAAATCCGATCATCATTAACGACTCCAAACAGGCCGAAGCGGTTCCGGAGGGACATCCGAAACTAGGAACTTTCTTAGGTGTTCCGTTTGAAATTAAGGGCAGAATGCTCGGCATTCTAGTGATCGCTAATTGTCATAGCGGATATGATGAAAGACTTTGCGAAGATCTACAACCGCTTCTTAAAACCATCGCTCATATTATCGAAGCGATCCGCAATGAAGAGAGGAGACGGGAAACGGAACAAGCGCTTAAGAAAAGCGAGGAAAGAAGCCAAAAGTTGGTTAACGCGCTCCCTGATTTGCTTTTTATCATGGATAAAGACTCCAGGATCATAAGTTATCATGCCCCTAAATTAGAGGACCTTTATGTTTCACCGAACGAATTTCTCGGTAAAAAAATGTCGGAACTTCTTCCGCGGGAATTGGCGCAAAATATTACTCAAAAGCTGAGTCAAGTCTTGGCTTTCGGCGTCGGCGAATCTTTAAAATATTCCCTCTGGTTTCCCGAAGGTCAGAAATTCTTCGAGGCCCGAATATTCCCTTATGATTCGGAGACCGCGATTTTTATGATCAGGAATATAACCGAACAAAAGGAGGCGGAAGAGGAACTAAGAAGAAGCGAATTATTTTTAGCGAGAACACAGAGTCTCGGGAAAATCGGAGGCTGGAATTACAATTTCAAAACTCAGAAACGATCCTGGACAAAAGAAATATATAATATATTAGAAATTAATAAAGATACGGACCCTAATCTCATTCAAGTTATCGACCTTTACGTAAAGGCGGATAGAATCAAGATAATTTCCGCTTTCGAAGAAATCAAAGAAGGCAAAAGTTTCGATTTGGAATTGCAGATTATTACCTCATCGGGAACGGTTAAGTGGGTTCGAGGAGTCGGTTCTCCGATTTGGGATTCGGAATTGCGGGAGGTCGTCGGTTTAAACGGATCGCTGCAGGACGTTACCGATAAAGTGCTGGCCAGAAAGGAATTGGAAAGTGCAAAGGAAGCTGCGGAATCCGCGCTAAGAGCTAAAAGCGATTTCTTAGCGAATATGAGTCATGAAATCAGAACTCCTATGAACGGAATTTTAGGTTTGACGGACTTGTTGCTAGCAAACGATCCGAACGGAGTAAATCGCCATTATTTGGAAACATTACGGTATTCTGCCAATTCTCTTTTGGACGTATTGAATGATATATTGGATTTTTCTAAAATTGAATCCGGAAAATTGTCGGTAGATTATTCGGAATTTTCTCCCGGAGAATTATTCGGACCTTCCTTAAGAATATTTGCGGATAAGCTAACGGAAAAGAAAGTTAAGCTAATCTACTCCGAAAAAAATATGCCTTTGCGAGTCGAAAGCGATCCGGTTAAATTGAGACAAATCTTAATCAATCTACTCTCAAATGCGGCCAAGTTTACTCATAGCGGAAAGATCGAAGTTCGCTTGGAGATGGAGCCTTCTCCAATAGGAAAAGAAGACCCCTGCATCTTGAAATTAACGGTATCGGATACCGGAATAGGAATTTCATCGGAAAAATTGGACAAAATTTTCGAAAGCTTTACCCAAGCTGACGGTTCTACTTCTCGGAAATACGGAGGAACGGGTCTAGGATTGAGCATCTGTAAAAGTCTAGCCTCGCTTTTGGAAGGCGAAATTCACGTCGAGAGTCGTGAGGGGACGGGAAGTTCTTTTCAGCTCCGGATTCCTGCGCGAGCGGTGAGAAAAGAAGAAACCGATTCTCTTAAAGCGATTCCGGCAACTCGAATTCTTATTTTTGGCGAGGACCTGGAGTCTCTGGAAATTCTGCGTGAGTTATTGAAAGTTAATGGAGCGGAGACGTTCCTAATAACCGACGAATCCGACTTATTTGATTTCTTGAAATCTACGAGTTCTTCGTTCGACGTGATAATACTGGAAAATCATCTCCCTCTTTTAAAAGGAATTAGCATCGCTAACGATATTCGCAATCGTTCTGAATATTCTCATTTACCGATTTATTTACTTACGTTTTCTTCCGAGCTGGGTTTGATCGACGAAGCAGGAAAGGATCTGGAAATCGCCGGATATTTAGTGAAACCCGTTGTGCCTTCGGAAATACGAGCATTCCTTTCGAAGAAAGAAAATGTAGTATTAGGTTTTCTCTCGGAACAGAAAGGTTTTTCCAATAACGAAGATTCGCTGGTACTCAGGAAAAATTCAAGAATACTAATCGCGGAAGACAACGAGGTAAATCGTCTAGTCTTACAGCGTAATTTACAGAAACTGGGAGCCGAAGTGATTTCGGCAGAAAATGGGAAAGTCGCGCTCGATTTCTTTTTTAAAGAACGAATCGATTTGATTCTTTTGGACATCCAAATGCCTGTGATGGACGGATTTGAATTGGCGACTCGAATTAGAACCTGGGAAAGCGAAAATCCGAGCACCCGCATACCTTTGATTGCGGTATCTGCCGGAACGGTAAGCGGCGAACGGGAAAAATGTCTTTCGCTCGGGATCGACAGATTTGTAGCAAAACCGTATAGGATCGAAGAGATCAGTGAGGCGGTTTTAAGCCTACTACACGATTAA
- a CDS encoding toxin-antitoxin system YwqK family antitoxin has product MNRFYVIVPLFFISAYCNETTLPEEIPVGAKYDKARNVYYLDEPNRQRLYYESGKLYSDCPVDEAKQFHGFCRTYARSEDRTASEGKYEHGAKVGDWVWYFPDGKIYVKQKFGTRPRRPDSIWLGEEGNEEGPYLRYYSDGSLELQGFYKDGQKSELWQKFFKDGELEYSGYYAQGKKVRTWFYYFPNRAKEAVEVFDNDGKFLSRSIYSPDGKKICEVDSKGASCG; this is encoded by the coding sequence ATGAATCGCTTCTACGTAATAGTCCCCTTATTCTTCATCTCGGCTTACTGCAACGAAACGACTCTGCCCGAAGAAATTCCTGTCGGAGCAAAATACGATAAGGCTCGAAACGTTTATTATCTAGATGAACCGAATCGGCAGAGATTGTATTATGAAAGTGGAAAATTATATTCCGATTGTCCGGTGGACGAAGCTAAACAGTTTCACGGCTTTTGCAGAACTTATGCCAGGTCGGAGGATCGGACCGCTTCCGAAGGGAAATACGAACACGGGGCAAAAGTCGGGGACTGGGTCTGGTATTTTCCGGACGGAAAGATCTACGTAAAACAAAAATTCGGAACTCGCCCTCGCCGCCCTGATTCCATATGGTTGGGAGAGGAAGGAAATGAGGAAGGTCCGTATCTGAGGTATTACTCGGATGGAAGCTTGGAGTTGCAGGGATTTTATAAAGACGGTCAAAAATCCGAGCTTTGGCAGAAGTTTTTTAAAGACGGGGAACTGGAATATTCCGGTTATTATGCACAAGGAAAAAAAGTCCGAACTTGGTTCTATTATTTTCCGAATCGAGCGAAAGAAGCGGTGGAAGTTTTCGATAATGACGGAAAGTTTCTCTCTCGTTCGATCTATTCTCCCGATGGGAAGAAGATCTGCGAAGTCGATTCCAAAGGCGCATCTTGCGGTTAA
- a CDS encoding LIC_10230 family protein, with translation MKKFSRLHLAYIIPFILLFVCLFQLFLQPTFLDANDTTTMEAMLDGTGREPMSGFYFQGGAISQMLLTQKILAELGDSGIPTDSQPEDTIDRMGRILLGQRIQIFFYCFLALLAVSSFVSLRYRTFFYTFMNRILYVFGIIYAFSILPTLIGAAVRTAGTNFWGVPAILLTLGWIVFLIYMALTIDQVFSSVEADRFSSLRNLKEDEAEFRTGSKAESETFVNSILHFLGIIVLGTMVGNLVYIPLFLLQRNYASQFGVLLLIALLILSGFYIRNYLRLGKSGDLGKFQNLAIGISYLQLRFVRNILFGTFGLILVVLFIVFIFSLLIMNIGILESLFPAIDGGQNL, from the coding sequence ATGAAAAAATTTTCCCGCCTCCATCTCGCCTATATAATCCCCTTTATCCTGCTATTTGTCTGTCTTTTCCAGCTTTTTCTGCAGCCGACATTTCTTGACGCCAATGACACGACGACTATGGAAGCCATGTTAGACGGGACGGGTCGAGAACCCATGTCCGGTTTTTATTTTCAAGGCGGCGCGATTTCGCAAATGCTCTTAACGCAAAAGATTTTGGCGGAATTAGGCGATAGCGGGATCCCGACGGATTCTCAACCGGAAGATACGATTGATCGAATGGGAAGGATCCTGCTGGGACAAAGGATTCAAATTTTCTTTTATTGTTTCTTGGCGTTACTAGCCGTTTCCTCTTTCGTTTCCCTTCGATACAGGACCTTCTTTTATACTTTCATGAATCGAATATTGTATGTGTTCGGTATCATCTACGCGTTTTCAATTCTTCCTACATTAATCGGAGCGGCGGTAAGAACTGCAGGAACGAATTTTTGGGGGGTCCCGGCCATTCTCTTAACATTAGGATGGATCGTATTTTTGATCTATATGGCGCTGACGATAGACCAGGTATTCTCGAGCGTCGAGGCCGATCGCTTTTCTTCGTTAAGAAATTTAAAGGAGGACGAGGCCGAGTTTAGAACCGGCAGCAAGGCGGAAAGTGAAACGTTCGTAAATTCGATCCTTCATTTTTTAGGGATCATCGTCTTGGGAACGATGGTCGGAAATCTTGTTTATATTCCTCTGTTCCTTTTACAAAGGAATTATGCGAGCCAATTCGGAGTTTTACTCCTGATCGCGCTTTTGATACTTTCCGGATTTTATATCCGAAATTATCTCCGACTCGGTAAAAGCGGGGACTTGGGCAAATTTCAAAACCTTGCGATCGGAATCAGTTATCTACAATTGCGCTTTGTGCGGAATATTCTCTTCGGGACTTTCGGTCTTATCTTAGTCGTGCTATTCATCGTGTTTATCTTCTCCCTTTTAATTATGAATATCGGAATCCTAGAAAGCCTGTTTCCAGCCATCGATGGCGGACAAAATCTCTAA
- the gatB gene encoding Asp-tRNA(Asn)/Glu-tRNA(Gln) amidotransferase subunit GatB produces the protein MQYEVVIGLEVHAQLNTESKVFSSSPTKFGAPPNSQVSAVCLGLPGSLPVLNEEALNKAIMAGLAFGSDITLHTKFDRKNYFYPDLPKGYQISQFDRPICQGGGVSFTVKGEEKPKYVHLTRIHIEEDAGKLIHSADQNVHQSYVDLNRAGTPLIEIVSEPELRSSDEAYHYLLSLKSILRYIRVSDCNMEEGSLRCDANVSIRPTGSDKFGTRVEIKNLNSFKAVKAAIDYEIEWQTEMLSQGKTFQQQTKLWDSAANITVTMRTKEMSHDYRYFPDPDLPSIILTKETVENIRKTLPELPDARRSRFIEKLGLPKYDAEVLTAEREIADYYEEALQVSGDPKRTSNWVKDEVLGIVNKESITISEFSVGPKRIGRLVKLIADGKISGKIGKTVFEEMLSSEKDPEIIVTEKNLIVVRDDKEIERIVDEAIAANEDAVQKYKSGKDRALGAIVGYIMKVSKGKADPNLVNQMLLDKLGPLPPKS, from the coding sequence GTGCAATACGAAGTAGTGATCGGTCTGGAAGTCCACGCACAGCTCAATACGGAATCCAAAGTTTTCTCCTCTAGTCCTACAAAATTCGGAGCCCCGCCTAATTCGCAAGTCTCGGCTGTTTGCCTCGGTTTACCGGGATCACTCCCTGTGCTAAACGAAGAAGCTTTAAATAAAGCGATTATGGCCGGCTTAGCCTTCGGTTCCGACATTACTCTCCATACTAAATTTGATCGAAAGAATTATTTTTATCCGGATTTGCCCAAAGGGTATCAAATTTCTCAATTTGACCGTCCGATTTGCCAAGGCGGCGGAGTTTCCTTTACCGTTAAGGGAGAGGAAAAACCGAAATACGTTCATCTTACACGAATCCACATCGAAGAAGACGCGGGAAAACTCATCCACTCTGCGGATCAAAATGTTCACCAGTCGTACGTTGATTTGAATCGCGCGGGAACTCCTTTGATCGAAATCGTTTCCGAGCCGGAGCTCCGCTCCTCGGACGAGGCATATCATTACCTTCTTTCCCTTAAGTCCATTCTCAGATATATTCGCGTTTCCGATTGCAATATGGAGGAAGGATCTCTTCGCTGCGATGCAAACGTCTCCATTCGCCCTACAGGTTCGGATAAATTCGGAACGCGGGTGGAAATCAAGAACCTGAATTCGTTTAAAGCGGTCAAGGCTGCCATCGATTATGAAATCGAATGGCAGACGGAAATGCTCTCCCAAGGAAAAACATTCCAGCAACAAACCAAACTTTGGGACTCCGCGGCCAATATTACCGTGACGATGCGAACCAAAGAGATGAGTCACGATTATAGATATTTTCCCGATCCCGATCTTCCTTCCATAATACTGACCAAGGAAACCGTGGAGAATATCCGTAAAACGTTGCCGGAATTACCGGATGCGAGAAGGAGTCGGTTTATCGAAAAACTTGGACTCCCTAAATACGACGCGGAAGTGCTTACGGCAGAACGGGAAATCGCGGACTATTACGAAGAAGCTTTACAAGTTTCCGGCGATCCCAAACGGACCTCCAATTGGGTAAAAGACGAGGTTCTTGGAATCGTGAATAAGGAAAGCATTACTATTTCAGAATTTAGTGTCGGACCGAAGCGAATCGGACGATTGGTTAAATTAATCGCGGACGGTAAAATTTCGGGAAAGATCGGAAAAACCGTTTTTGAGGAAATGCTTTCAAGCGAGAAAGATCCGGAAATAATCGTTACCGAAAAGAACCTTATCGTAGTACGCGACGATAAGGAGATAGAGAGAATCGTAGACGAAGCGATTGCAGCGAATGAAGATGCGGTGCAGAAATACAAATCCGGAAAGGATAGGGCTTTAGGAGCCATTGTCGGTTACATAATGAAAGTTTCCAAGGGTAAAGCGGATCCGAATCTAGTGAATCAAATGCTTTTAGATAAGTTAGGCCCGCTTCCTCCTAAAAGCTAG
- a CDS encoding ParA family protein: MKQVLCIANQKGGVGKTTTAVHLAAGLALKGEKVLLLDLDAQSNATSVFPEIQPEPGKDAFLIFSDDAPIKELYLPTRIEGLSLVPSSGKLSQVDVLLAGKLDGFFALKEGLGSVQEDFDRVVIDCPPSLSLITMNAFVAATGLIVPLQVSKFSLDGIEAILEAKSATVKRYNPSLQILGALLTLYQSRTTMSQTVVPMIEEHLRLFEAKIPPSVAIEEAHLLNRTLYEYQSKNKAAKEYVRFTDEVYALG; this comes from the coding sequence GTGAAGCAGGTCCTTTGTATAGCGAACCAAAAAGGCGGGGTAGGGAAAACCACCACGGCCGTTCATCTTGCTGCCGGCCTAGCCTTAAAAGGCGAAAAAGTCCTGCTATTGGACCTAGACGCCCAGAGCAATGCAACCTCCGTTTTTCCGGAAATCCAACCGGAACCCGGAAAAGATGCATTCTTAATCTTTAGCGACGATGCTCCCATAAAAGAATTGTATCTTCCGACGCGTATTGAAGGCCTTAGTCTCGTACCTTCTTCCGGAAAGCTTTCACAGGTTGATGTTTTACTCGCCGGTAAGCTCGACGGATTTTTTGCTTTAAAAGAAGGGTTGGGATCGGTCCAAGAAGATTTTGATCGCGTAGTCATCGATTGCCCTCCTAGTTTATCGTTAATCACGATGAACGCATTTGTGGCTGCAACCGGACTGATCGTACCGCTTCAAGTATCTAAATTTTCGTTGGACGGAATCGAAGCTATTCTGGAAGCCAAATCCGCTACGGTAAAACGGTATAACCCGTCTCTTCAAATTCTGGGCGCTCTTTTAACTCTTTATCAATCAAGAACTACGATGTCTCAAACGGTCGTTCCGATGATTGAAGAACATCTTCGGTTATTCGAAGCGAAAATTCCTCCGTCGGTCGCAATCGAAGAGGCGCATCTTCTGAATCGGACGCTTTACGAATATCAATCTAAAAATAAGGCCGCAAAAGAATATGTCCGATTCACGGACGAGGTGTATGCTCTTGGCTAA